A DNA window from Maribellus comscasis contains the following coding sequences:
- a CDS encoding ABC transporter permease, with product MSFKNNLQVSFRHLKADKTNTLISISGLILGLGIVTVVLVFVLNELGYDSSFANNKRIYRVLNYNESDNHTWANTPFVIAEEAKNKFAEIENIAHQYNMGNIEVKKNTEYIREPDVIATESDFFSIFGIDVLQGSLNDFDNTEGKILLSESLSNKYFGEEDPVGQQLDIRYLGKEFTMEVAAVYRDIPQNSSIKATLIASMDFAMQHLADNIQTNAEIPDETEFRQAWKGVFFTNFLLLKDGVDIKTFETKLRELGNKNSSENFKLSLSLQPLSDIYFGSEKIVDNNRKEQGNLSMLLVLAFVGFLILITASINYLNLASAKAMSQVKNVAVRKICGARQKSIIGQMIIESTLITFLALPFAMLAASVSLPQISSMLGKDYSIEISGQLVASLAILALITLATGILSGSLVSIKSARFGLVNVLKGNKIDSGNKHYTRKAMVIFQIAVFISLISTMFLVQKQVRYAFNKDLGFAKEGLIRIPRGDHNLDLFKQEIEKNPNVLSASGTLWMPPSNNKMYISIPKVSKHDEMVKVNGLFVDYGFAETMGLKIVMGSDFDKEKNNNGVLINESAIETLGLTDILGEQTAFGPVVGVVSDFNMFSLHEAITPMIIGLNPGMSQNIAIRLRTENLPETIDFLKEAWANTGGTTAFDFEFTNDILNDMYESDIRFSKTIGLLAIIAVAIASLGLFGLSLLMGKQRIKEIGVRKVNGARIKEIMTLLNKDFVVWVGIAFLVATPVSYYAMNKWLENFAYKTNLSWWIFALAGLLALGIALLTVSWQSWRAATRNPVEALRYE from the coding sequence ATGAGTTTCAAAAACAATTTACAAGTTAGTTTCAGGCATCTCAAAGCCGACAAAACAAATACGCTTATTAGCATCAGCGGATTAATTCTGGGCCTGGGAATTGTAACGGTTGTCCTCGTTTTTGTTTTAAATGAATTGGGGTACGACAGCTCTTTTGCAAACAACAAACGAATCTACCGCGTATTGAATTACAACGAATCAGATAACCATACCTGGGCAAATACGCCTTTTGTTATTGCTGAAGAAGCCAAAAATAAATTTGCCGAGATAGAAAATATCGCGCATCAGTATAATATGGGAAATATTGAGGTCAAAAAGAATACTGAATATATCCGCGAACCCGATGTAATAGCTACAGAAAGCGACTTTTTTAGCATTTTCGGGATTGACGTATTGCAAGGAAGTCTGAACGATTTTGATAATACCGAAGGCAAAATTCTTTTAAGTGAAAGCCTGTCAAACAAATATTTTGGGGAGGAAGATCCGGTAGGCCAGCAACTCGACATTCGTTATCTGGGAAAAGAATTTACGATGGAAGTAGCGGCAGTCTATCGCGATATTCCTCAAAACTCAAGCATAAAAGCAACGCTCATTGCAAGTATGGATTTTGCAATGCAACATTTGGCAGACAACATTCAAACCAACGCTGAGATACCAGATGAAACTGAATTCAGACAAGCGTGGAAAGGAGTTTTCTTTACCAATTTCCTGTTGCTAAAAGATGGCGTTGATATCAAAACTTTCGAAACAAAACTTCGTGAATTGGGAAATAAAAATTCAAGTGAAAATTTTAAACTTTCCCTCTCATTACAGCCACTTTCCGATATTTACTTTGGTTCCGAAAAAATTGTGGACAATAACCGGAAAGAGCAGGGAAATCTTTCAATGTTACTCGTTTTGGCGTTTGTTGGTTTTTTAATTCTTATAACTGCTTCCATCAACTATCTCAACCTGGCGTCGGCAAAAGCTATGTCGCAGGTAAAAAACGTTGCGGTGCGTAAGATTTGCGGAGCCCGTCAAAAAAGTATCATCGGGCAAATGATTATTGAGTCTACTTTGATCACCTTCCTCGCACTGCCGTTTGCCATGCTTGCAGCATCAGTCTCGTTACCTCAAATCAGCTCTATGCTTGGGAAAGACTATTCCATCGAAATATCAGGACAATTGGTAGCAAGCCTTGCCATTTTAGCACTGATTACACTGGCAACCGGTATTTTATCCGGAAGTCTTGTTTCTATAAAATCAGCGCGATTTGGTCTGGTAAATGTTTTAAAAGGAAATAAAATTGATAGTGGGAATAAACATTACACCCGCAAAGCAATGGTGATATTCCAAATTGCAGTTTTTATCTCGTTAATTTCAACCATGTTTTTGGTTCAAAAACAGGTACGATATGCTTTTAACAAAGATTTGGGCTTTGCCAAAGAAGGTTTGATTCGTATTCCCCGTGGAGATCACAATCTCGATTTATTTAAACAGGAAATCGAAAAAAATCCAAATGTACTTAGCGCCAGCGGAACATTGTGGATGCCGCCAAGCAACAATAAAATGTACATTTCTATTCCCAAGGTGAGTAAACACGATGAAATGGTAAAAGTAAACGGGCTTTTTGTTGACTATGGATTTGCCGAAACCATGGGACTCAAAATTGTTATGGGTTCCGATTTCGATAAAGAAAAAAATAACAATGGCGTTTTGATCAACGAATCGGCGATTGAAACGCTGGGCCTGACTGATATCCTGGGAGAACAAACTGCCTTTGGACCAGTTGTAGGTGTAGTCAGCGATTTTAATATGTTTTCGCTTCATGAAGCCATCACTCCAATGATAATTGGATTAAATCCGGGAATGAGCCAGAATATTGCTATCCGCCTGAGAACTGAAAACTTACCAGAGACCATCGATTTTCTAAAAGAAGCCTGGGCAAATACAGGCGGCACAACTGCCTTTGATTTTGAATTTACCAACGATATTCTGAACGACATGTACGAATCAGATATCCGCTTTTCAAAAACCATTGGTTTGCTTGCAATTATTGCTGTTGCCATTGCCAGCCTTGGACTGTTTGGATTGTCTTTGCTCATGGGGAAACAGCGTATTAAAGAAATTGGTGTCCGCAAGGTAAACGGTGCACGAATAAAAGAAATAATGACTTTATTAAATAAAGACTTTGTTGTGTGGGTAGGTATTGCCTTTTTGGTAGCTACTCCCGTTTCATATTACGCTATGAATAAATGGCTCGAAAACTTTGCCTACAAAACCAACCTAAGCTGGTGGATTTTTGCTCTGGCCGGGTTGCTGGCATTGGGAATTGCATTGCTGACTGTGAGCTGGCAAAGTT
- a CDS encoding ABC transporter permease — protein MTILNLIGLTVGITVSMLVFLFVLKEKNTDKFIPDVNNIYVLTDNNEPYFSQNMVNHIKTEIPEIENITYCANDWSPQVFLAKNQESFKVEKMLTADSCFFKVFQFETVLGDSKNGLNAANKIVLTRSLAEKIFGKENPIGNTVTYNASYLSGIELEVTAVIEDLPQSSSWDFGAVLSFQTNYQIDWYVNNMKDWGSRNYKAFARLNKNISEQNAEGKLSDINLTALPENYQKSIKYGLFPFKRAYFDFHELGILKKGNRFTLSVIGIVGLLILLLSCVNYVNMITAQREKRYKNVGIYKTMGSSSRKIIEMATTESLLMLLITIAVSFALILLLLPAFNTITGSRFNFHEIFSQNFLLLYLFIAGVMVLLTGVIPGVIFGNKPVTLLMKKNVSVSGDNWARNSLLVFQFVVSIALITSILVINRQNNYMQNRDAGFAKENIVYANTNKAIYSQINAFKNEIKQIAGVNDITFSESVLIANDQNWGMNLSNNGEKYDIQFSKLSVASNFFDFFGIKLNEGNGFNDNSKNNKDFIINQTAKADFRIDNINDARVAYPELHEGNIIGVVDDYNFESFHVPVRAAAFRYSGDCDDVLYIKINTQNIAAFNTTMKEVKQLWDRISPDFPLEYQFLDQKYTAMYTKEAQFQRFLMYTTIVSLILSCLGLVGLTFFVMEQRTKEIGIRKVNGAKISEVLAMLNKDFVKWVTIAFVIATPLAYYAMNKWLGSFAYKTSLSWWIFALSGLLALGIALLTVSWQSWRAATRSPVEALRYE, from the coding sequence GTGACAATACTAAACCTTATCGGGTTAACCGTTGGGATTACGGTTAGTATGCTCGTATTTCTTTTTGTATTGAAAGAAAAAAATACCGATAAATTCATTCCTGACGTCAATAACATCTATGTTCTTACCGACAACAACGAACCGTATTTTTCACAAAATATGGTAAACCATATCAAAACAGAAATCCCCGAGATCGAGAACATTACGTATTGTGCAAACGATTGGTCGCCACAAGTGTTTCTGGCTAAAAACCAAGAGAGTTTTAAGGTTGAAAAAATGCTTACCGCTGATTCCTGTTTTTTCAAGGTCTTTCAATTTGAGACGGTGTTGGGTGATTCTAAGAATGGATTAAACGCGGCCAATAAAATTGTATTGACACGATCGTTGGCTGAAAAAATATTCGGGAAAGAAAACCCCATTGGAAATACGGTTACTTACAATGCGTCATATTTATCAGGCATTGAACTGGAAGTTACTGCGGTTATCGAAGATCTTCCTCAATCCAGCTCGTGGGATTTTGGAGCTGTGCTTTCCTTTCAAACCAATTATCAAATCGACTGGTATGTAAATAATATGAAAGACTGGGGTTCCAGAAATTATAAAGCTTTTGCCAGGCTTAACAAAAATATTTCGGAGCAAAATGCAGAAGGTAAATTGTCTGATATTAATCTCACTGCACTTCCTGAAAACTACCAGAAAAGTATAAAGTACGGACTGTTTCCTTTTAAAAGAGCCTATTTCGACTTTCATGAATTAGGTATTTTAAAAAAAGGAAACAGGTTTACTTTATCGGTAATCGGAATTGTGGGGCTGCTTATTTTGCTTTTGTCGTGTGTAAATTATGTAAATATGATTACCGCTCAACGTGAGAAAAGGTATAAAAATGTGGGCATTTACAAAACAATGGGGAGCAGTAGCCGAAAAATTATTGAAATGGCCACTACCGAATCGTTACTCATGCTGCTTATTACAATAGCCGTATCTTTTGCTCTCATCCTTTTATTGTTGCCTGCGTTTAATACAATTACCGGCTCAAGGTTTAATTTCCATGAAATATTTTCACAAAACTTTCTGCTCCTTTATCTTTTTATTGCAGGAGTTATGGTGCTCTTAACCGGCGTAATCCCGGGGGTAATTTTTGGCAACAAACCGGTAACGCTTCTTATGAAGAAAAATGTTTCGGTAAGTGGAGACAATTGGGCGCGCAATAGTTTGCTGGTTTTTCAGTTTGTGGTTTCTATTGCTCTGATTACTTCTATTCTGGTTATTAACCGCCAGAACAATTACATGCAAAACAGAGATGCAGGTTTTGCGAAAGAAAACATTGTATATGCCAATACCAACAAAGCAATTTATTCACAAATAAACGCATTTAAAAACGAGATAAAACAAATCGCCGGGGTCAATGACATTACTTTTTCTGAAAGTGTTTTAATTGCAAATGACCAGAATTGGGGAATGAATTTGTCGAATAATGGTGAAAAATATGATATACAATTTTCAAAGCTTTCGGTTGCTTCCAATTTCTTCGACTTTTTTGGAATCAAACTGAATGAAGGAAATGGATTCAATGACAATTCAAAAAACAATAAAGATTTTATAATTAATCAAACTGCGAAAGCTGATTTCAGAATTGATAATATAAACGATGCAAGGGTTGCATATCCCGAATTGCACGAAGGCAACATAATTGGAGTAGTGGATGATTATAATTTTGAATCGTTTCATGTGCCCGTCAGAGCGGCTGCCTTCAGATACTCCGGTGATTGCGACGATGTGCTCTACATAAAAATCAATACACAAAACATTGCTGCTTTCAATACTACCATGAAAGAGGTAAAACAACTTTGGGATCGTATATCCCCTGATTTTCCGCTGGAATATCAATTCCTCGATCAAAAATATACAGCGATGTATACCAAAGAAGCACAGTTTCAACGCTTTTTAATGTACACCACTATTGTTTCACTAATTCTTTCGTGTTTGGGACTGGTTGGATTGACCTTTTTTGTGATGGAACAAAGAACCAAAGAAATAGGTATCCGCAAAGTAAATGGTGCCAAAATCTCAGAAGTTCTTGCAATGCTCAACAAAGACTTTGTAAAATGGGTAACTATTGCATTTGTAATTGCTACACCTCTTGCTTATTACGCCATGAATAAATGGCTTGGAAGTTTTGCATATAAAACCAGTTTGAGTTGGTGGATTTTTGCATTGTCCGGATTGCTGGCATTGGGAATTGCATTACTAACGGTGAGTTGGCAAAGCTGGCGGGCAGCTACGAGGAGTCCGGTAGAAGCCTTACGTTATGAGTAA